The window CGGGGAGTTTATGCCGTAAAAGCCGATCTGATAAAGACAAATCGCTTACACAACAGGATTGGGCCAGCGAAACGGCCGATACGCACTAAAATGATAGGGGAAAACCACTGGCTGTTTTGCCAATGCCGAATAGATCAAAACCCAGATCATGCCAGACCTTAACGAAGGCGAAGGCGCAATTGCTATCACTCATACAGGTTTCCATCGCCAATGATCACCATCGCACCCGATGCCGGACGACCAGAGCCCCCAACTGGCGATATGCTGGCGACGGTCGCCAGTAACGAACAGACGCTACGCATACCGCTTAAACCTGCTCTGTCGGTCCGCCAAGCCCTCGACACCACCGATTTACGCGTACGCGCAGCCTGTGGCGGTTTGGGCACCTGTGGCGCGTGTCTGATTCAAACCGTCAACGGCGAGTTTAATCCGCCGACGCTGGCGGAACGGCAAAAGTTGCTACCGGAAGATCTGGCTAGCGGCATACGTTTGGCCTGCCAGTTGCGGGCGCGCAGCGACTGCACGCTTTACCTGGAAAATCCAGCGCCGCATTCCGTATGGAAAAGTCTGGATCCAACCCCGCTTTATCGAGCCCAAGGCAATCCAGCCGTTTCCGAATATGTCTATGGTGTGGCGGTCGATCTGGGGACGACACACATCCGCCTGTCATTGTGGAATCGACAATCCGGCCGACGCATCGGCACCCGTTACAGTATCAATCCGCAAGTCGCGTATGGCGCCGATGTTCTGACCCGGCTGGATGCCGAGCGCCTGGACGAGCAAGATTGCCGCCGCATAGGCCAGCAAGCGCGCGATGCGATCATGGACGGTATACGCGATATTCTCAGCCGCGATATGGGCGAAATAACGCCGATACTGGCAGAGCTGGGCAAGGTGTTGATCGTCGGCAATACCGCGATGTTGACACTGATTTGCGGCAATAGCGGCGACAGCCTCTACCAACCCGAGAACTGGCAAAGCCCTATCGCCTGCCTGCCCGCGGATGCCGATACCTGGCGCCAAATATGGCGTACACCGCATGCCGACATCGACATCGCTCAAGCACTGGCCGGCTTTATTGGTTCGGATTTGCTGGCCGACCTGCTCGCCACCGGCGTTACCGAACAATCGCAACCGATGTTGTTAGCCGACTTCGGCACCAATACCGAAATCGCGGTATGGGACGGCACCCACCTGTGGGCCAGTTCCGTGCCGGGCGGCCCCGCTTTCGAAGGGGTGGGCATGCGCAACGGCTTAACCGCCGAGGCCGGTGCAATTTGCAAAGTGTCGGCAAACGGCTTACAGACGATAGGAGATGCCCAGGCGCGCGGCTATTGCGCCAGCGGTTTCATTGATGCAATTGCCTTGCTGCTGGACCAAAAGCACCTGAAACCGTCTGGACGCTTCGCCGAGCCACCAACCGAACATGGCTTTTTATTGCAAGCCGACATACCAAAAAGTGCCATTTTTGCGAGCGACATCGATATTTTCCAGCGTGCCAAGGCATCGACAGCCGCTGCCATGGCACAATTGCTGGCTTTAGCACGCTTGTCCGTAAACGATTTAGACAGGTTATGGATTTGCGGAAGTTTTGGGCAACATCTGGACCTAAACAGCGCGTTCCGGGTCGGTTTACTGCCGACAATGCCCCGCGAGCGGATCAGCCTGCTGGCCAATGCCAGTTTGGCCGGTTGCGAACAACTGCTGTTGAATCCAGCTGGGCCAAGTCTATTAAGTAATATTATGCAACGGGCGCACGTGGTCAATCTCGGCGGGGTTTTCGAATATGAAAACCGCTTCATCGA of the Methylomonas sp. MK1 genome contains:
- a CDS encoding ASKHA domain-containing protein; the protein is MITIAPDAGRPEPPTGDMLATVASNEQTLRIPLKPALSVRQALDTTDLRVRAACGGLGTCGACLIQTVNGEFNPPTLAERQKLLPEDLASGIRLACQLRARSDCTLYLENPAPHSVWKSLDPTPLYRAQGNPAVSEYVYGVAVDLGTTHIRLSLWNRQSGRRIGTRYSINPQVAYGADVLTRLDAERLDEQDCRRIGQQARDAIMDGIRDILSRDMGEITPILAELGKVLIVGNTAMLTLICGNSGDSLYQPENWQSPIACLPADADTWRQIWRTPHADIDIAQALAGFIGSDLLADLLATGVTEQSQPMLLADFGTNTEIAVWDGTHLWASSVPGGPAFEGVGMRNGLTAEAGAICKVSANGLQTIGDAQARGYCASGFIDAIALLLDQKHLKPSGRFAEPPTEHGFLLQADIPKSAIFASDIDIFQRAKASTAAAMAQLLALARLSVNDLDRLWICGSFGQHLDLNSAFRVGLLPTMPRERISLLANASLAGCEQLLLNPAGPSLLSNIMQRAHVVNLGGVFEYENRFIDNLRLQPMSIEEFQ